A DNA window from Hordeum vulgare subsp. vulgare chromosome 1H, MorexV3_pseudomolecules_assembly, whole genome shotgun sequence contains the following coding sequences:
- the LOC123446797 gene encoding ABC transporter A family member 2-like, producing MELLSGPALAWRQYRSLLRKNAALAWRHRRSSALQLLSSLIFIFLIFCIDRAVRSRFSYTTAYQNVRDPKALVAPPIPPCEDKFFVKTPCYDFLWSGGASARVPALVDAIRRNNPGRPIPAEKVLGFRTPDEVDAWLFENPMRCPGALHFQDINPTQMSYGIQTNSTPVARRGTYEDPTFKFQIPLQVAAEREMARLIIGDPNFSWTVGFKEFAHPATETFSTIAQAGPTFFLAIAMFGFVFQISALVTEKELKLRQAMSIMGLYESAYWLSWLTWEALLTLISALFTVLFGMMFQFDFFLNNSFGILFFLFFLFQLNMLGFAFMISTFVAKAASATTVGFAIFIIGFLTQLVTTFGFPYSNTYEAYYRTIWSFFPPNVFAQALNILGKATATPEDKGISWNQRTTCQSFETDCVITVDDIYIWLISTFFLWFILAIYFDNIIPNVNGVRKSVLYFLTPSYWTGKGGKMREGGLCSCFGSSHSADDASPTDEDVLTEENLVKEQAAGNEVDPGVAVQIRGLRKTYPGSFNMGCCKCKTTKPFHSVKGLWVNLEKDQLFCLLGPNGAGKTTTISCLTGITPITGGDALIYGHSVRSSAGMANIRRMIGVCPQFDILWDALTAKEHMELFASIKGLPPSTIKSVAEQSLAQVKLSQAANVRAGSYSGGMKRRLSVAIALIGDPKLVFLDEPTTGMDPITRRHVWDIIEEAKKGRAIVLTTHSMEEADILSDRIAIMAKGKLRCIGTSIRLKSKFGTGYIANVNFSGNGHAQSPNINGDTEAPVNPNIESVKSFFKERLDVDPKEESRTFLTFVIPHEKEPLLTRFFGELQDREREFGISDIQLGLTTLEEVFLNIAKQAELESSTAEGTLVTLNLSSGATIQIPKGARFVGIPGTETEEHPRGVMVEVFWDQDDNGTLCVSGHSDETPVPANVELTRPPSLSRRASVGRGGPVGYVIDANQVPTTR from the exons ATGGAGCTCCTGAGCGGCCCGGCGCTGGcgtggcggcagtaccgctccctgCTCCGCAAGAACGCGGCGCTCGCCTGGCGCCACCGGCGCTCGTCGGCGCTGCAGCTGCTCTCGTCcctcatcttcatcttcctcatcttctGCATCGACCGCGCCGTCCGCTCCCGCTTCTCCTACACCACCGCCTACCAGAACGTGCGCGACCCCAAGGCGCTCGTCGCGCCGCCCATCCCGCCCTGCGAGGACAAGTTCTTCGTCAAGACCCCCTGCTACGACTTCCTCTGGAGCGGCGGCGCCAGCGCCCGCGTCCCGGCGCTCGTCGACGCCATCCGCAGGAACAACCCCGGCCGCCCGATCCCCGCCGAAAAG GTCTTAGGTTTTAGGACTCCGGATGAAGTTGATGCTTGGCTATTTGAAAACCCGATGCGCTGCCCTGGCGCTTTGCATTTTCAAGATATAAATCCCACCCAGATGTCGTATGGTATTCAGACAAACTCCACTCCAGTAGCTCGAAGAGGAACATATGAGGACCCCACCTTCAAGTTCCAGATACCGCTTCAAGTTGCAGCTGAGAGGGAAATGGCAAGGCTGATTATTGGAG ATCCAAATTTTAGCTGGACTGTGGGATTCAAGGAATTTGCTCACCCAGCAACTGAAACCTTCTCGACTATTGCCCAAGCAGGGCCAACTTTCTTCCTTGCTATTGCAATGTTTGGATTTGTTTTCCAAATCAGTGCCTTGGTTACAGAGAAAGAACTGAAGCTTCGTCAG GCTATGTCTATCATGGGGCTCTACGAATCGGCTTATTGGTTATCATGGCTTACCTGGGAGGCCTTGCTTACATTAATTTCAGCACTTTTCACCGTGCTCTTTGGGATGATGTTTCAGTTTGACTTCTTCCTGAACAATAGCTTCGGAATTTTATTCTTCCTATTCTTCCTCTTCCAACTGAACATG CTTGGTTTTGCTTTCATGATATCCACATTTGTGGCAAAAGCAGCATCAGCTACTACTGTTGGATTTGCAATATTCATCATTGGGTTCTTGACACAG CTTGTTACAACCTTTGGGTTCCCATATTCAAATACCTATGAGGCATACTACCGGACAATATGGTCCTTcttcccccctaatgtttttgcACAAGCCCTCAATATTCTAGGTAAGGCAACAGCAACTCCAGAAGACAAGGGCATTAGCTGGAATCAGCGTACAACGTGCCAATCATTTGAGACGGACTGCGTCATTACAGTA GATGACATCtacatatggctcatctccacatTTTTCTTGTGGTTTATCCTGGCAATCTACTTCGACAACATAATTCCAAATGTCAATGGTGTTAGAAAGTCAGTGTTGTACTTTCTGACGCCTTCATACTGGACAGGGAAAGGAGGCAAGATGCGAG AGGGAGGCCTTTGTAGCTGCTTTGGTTCGAGCCATTCAGCTGATGATGCTAGCCCTACTGATGAGGATGTTCTTACTGAGGAAAATCTAGTAAAAGAACAAGCTGCAGGAAATGAGGTAGATCCTGGTGTTGCGGTTCAGATCCGCGGCTTGCGGAAAACCTATCCAGGAAGTTTTAATATGGGTTGCTGCAAGTGCAAAACAACTAAGCCATTCCATTCTGTCAAA GGCTTATGGGTGAACCTTGAGAAGGATCAGCTGTTTTGTCTTCTTGGGCCAAATGGAGCTGGTAAAACAACTACAATCAGCTGCCTGACTGGAATCACACCAATTACCGGCGGCGATG CATTGATTTATGGTCATTCTGTTCGAAGCAGTGCGGGTATGGCTAATATTCGCAGAATGATTGGAGTCTGTCCGCAG TTTGACATCCTATGGGACGCATTGACGGCTAAGGAGCACATGGAATTGTTTGCCAGCATCAAGGGTTTGCCACCATCAACAATCAAGTCG GTAGCAGAGCAGTCACTAGCCCAAGTGAAGCTCAGCCAGGCAGCTAATGTTAGAGCAGGTAGCTATAGTGGTGGAATGAAACGGCGGTTGAGTGTTGCGATTGCTCTAATTGGTGACCCAAAATTGGTCTTTCTTGATGAGCCG ACAACTGGCATGGATCCAATAACAAGGAGGCATGTCTGggacatcatcgaagaggcaaagaAGGGAAGAGCTATTGTCTTGACCACCCATTCAATGGAGGAAGCTGACATCTTAAGTGACCGAATCGCTATCATGGCAAAGGGGAAATTGCGGTGTATCGGCACTTCAATAAGGCTGAAGTCGAAATTCGGAACTGGGTATATCGCTAATGTGAATTTCTCTGGAAACGGTCACGCACAGAGCCCTAACATCAACGGTGATACAGAGGCCCCGGTTAATCCTAACATAGAATCTGTCAAATCCTTCTTCAAGGAA AGGCTTGATGTGGACCCGAAAGAGGAAAGCAGGACATTCTTAACGTTTGTCATCCCCCATGAGAAGGAACCACTTCTGACG AGGTTCTTCGGGGAACTCCAAGACAGAGAAAGGGAATTCGGGATATCAGACATTCAGCTTGGTCTCACAACACTTGAAGAAGTCTTCCTGAACATTGCAAAGCAAGCCGAGTTGGAGAGCTCCACCGCCGAAGGGACACTGGTGACTCTAAACCTGTCGTCTGGAGCAACAATTCAG ATACCAAAGGGGGCTCGTTTCGTGGGCATCCCTGGAACTGAGACGGAGGAGCATCCAAGAGGAGTCATGGTGGAGGTGTTCTGGGATCAGGACGACAACGGAACGCTTTGCGTCTCTGGCCACTCAGATGAAACCCCTGTGCCGGCAAATGTGGAGCTGACAAGGCCACCCTCGCTTTCGCGTAGGGCGTCGGTCGGCCGTGGAGGCCCCGTAGGTTACGTCATTGACGCAAACCAGGTCCCGACAACAAGATGA